One segment of Brassica napus cultivar Da-Ae chromosome C3, Da-Ae, whole genome shotgun sequence DNA contains the following:
- the LOC106387859 gene encoding PTI1-like tyrosine-protein kinase 2 — MPRWICCGGHRSGDSDISNDEKHLKTQWQQPDANKTRPQAVAKPEAPKEALPIEVPPLSVEEVEEKTDNFGSKSLIGEGSYGRVYYATLSDGKAVALKKLDVAPEAETNTEFLSQVSMVSRLKHDNFIQLVGYCVDENLRVLAYEFATMGSLHDVLHGRKGVQGAQPGPTLDWITRVKIAVEAARGLEYLHEKVQPPVIHRDVRSSNVLLFEDYQAKVADFNLSNQAPDNAARLHSTRVLGTFGYHAPEYAMTGQLTQKSDVYSFGVVLLELLTGRKPVDHTMPRGQQSLVTWATPRLSEDKVKQCVDPKLKGEYPPKSVAKLAAVAALCVQYESEFRPNMSIVVKALQPLLKPPAPAPVPES, encoded by the exons CAAATAAGACAAGACCACAAGCTGTTGCAAAGCCTGAGGCGCCCAAGGAAGCACTCCCCATTGAAGTTCCTCCCTTGTCTGTGGAAGAGGTTGAAGAAAAGACTGACAATTTCGGATCAAAGTCGCTCATTGGTGAGGGATCTTATGGAAGGGTGTATTATGCTACTCTTAGTGATGGTAAAGCTGTTGCTTTGAAGAAACTCGATGTTGCCCCTGAAGCTGAAACAAACACCGAGTTCTTGAGTCAG GTTTCAATGGTTTCAAGACTGAAGCATGACAACTTCATTCAGCTGGTGGGTTATTGCGTCGATGAGAACCTCCGTGTTCTTGCTTACGAGTTTGCAACGATGGGATCACTCCACGACGTCCTACACGGTAGGAAGGGAGTTCAAGGCGCGCAGCCAGGTCCAACGCTCGACTGGATAACGAGGGTGAAGATAGCCGTTGAGGCGGCTAGGGGTTTAGAATACCTTCACGAGAAGGTTCAGCCTCCTGTAATACACAGAGACGTGAGATCTAGCAACGTGCTTCTCTTTGAAGACTATCAAGCGAAAGTTGCTGATTTTAATCTCTCGAATCAAGCTCCTGATAATGCTGCTCGTCTTCACTCTACAAGAGTCTTGGGCACCTTTGGCTATCACGCTCCAGA ATATGCTATGACTGGACAGTTGACACAGAAGAGTGATGTGTATAGCTTTGGGGTTGTGCTTCTTGAGCTTTTGACAGGGAGGAAACCTGTGGATCACACAATGCCACGTGGCCAACAGAGTCTTGTAACCTGG GCTACACCGAGACTAAGTGAAGACAAAGTGAAGCAGTGTGTTGATCCAAAGCTAAAAGGAGAGTATCCTCCTAAATCAGTAGCTAAG CTAGCAGCGGTGGCGGCATTGTGTGTGCAATATGAATCAGAGTTTAGACCGAATATGAGTATCGTTGTGAAAGCTTTGCAGCCACTTCTCAAACCTCCAGCGCCGGCCCCTGTACCTGAGTCTTGA
- the LOC106402815 gene encoding uncharacterized protein LOC106402815 produces MAVMSHDKAKGRLYESAHTRPIPYNSKIVGQENGGDDDDDDSDVAPAA; encoded by the coding sequence ATGGCAGTGATGAGTCACGACAAAGCAAAAGGCAGGCTATACGAGTCAGCTCACACACGGCCAATTCCTTATAACTCAAAAATTGTTGGCCAAGAGAACGGCGGAGACGATGACGATGACGACAGTGACGTGGCTCCGGCGGCTTGA